A window of Benincasa hispida cultivar B227 chromosome 9, ASM972705v1, whole genome shotgun sequence genomic DNA:
TTTAGCTGCTTGTAAGTGTAATTCTGTAGGCTTCGACATAAAAAAACTGATAAACCTGACAATGGACATGATGTTTGGCCTAGTGGTAGTTAGATACATGAGACTTCCAACTATTTGCTCAAAATATGTTCATCAATTAGATCTCCTCCTTCATCGCTATGTGACCTAAAACCTGGTACAATGAGACTGCACACGACATTGCTATTTTCCGTTCCAAatctttttaaaacattttgggCATATTTTCTTTGACAATATATATACCATCTCTATCATGCAAAACTTCAATGCCCAAGAAAAATCTCATGCTCCCTAAATCTGACATATTAAATGGACTTAACATGgattctttaaatttcttcatcAAATCTTCATCATCACTCGTATATATTAAAACATCTATATAAATACTCACAATAAGAATCTTACCTTTGTAGCCATTTTTAATGAACAAGGTTTGTTCACTGTAGCATCTCAGAAAACCTTCTCCTTCAAAATATGCTTCTAATCTACTAAACCAAGCtctaggagcttgttttaggccaaataatatatttttcagtTTATATACTTTATGCTCATTTCTTCTATGCACATAATCCATTGTTGCTCTATATAGACATCTTCATTtaattttccataaaaaaaaaaagagcataTTTTACATCAAGTTGAAAAATCTTCCACCTTTTCTGTGCTGCCAGAGATAGTACCATACGAATTGTATCCATTCTTGAAACTGGTGCATAAACTTCAGAATAATCCACTCGTTGTTGATGTGAATAACTCTTAGCCACTAACCTTGTTTTGTATTTATTCACCTCTCCACGTccattgaattttgttttgtaaaTCCGTTTTACCCCAATTTTCCTTGCACCTAACGGCAATTCAGTCCGCTTTCACGTGTCGTTTTTCTCAATTACGACCATCTCAATGTCCATTGCCAACTTCCATCTAGGACATCTTAATACTTCCTCAAAGCTAACTGGATTCGCATCAGTCTGAGCCATGTGAGCTTCAATGTTGTCTTCATCTGAAAGTCCCTCTCTAGTAacatatgttgggattggtgtcctaattctcccagagtctcgtagtttgtaaactatacatattgttatgaataaaataaaagttattttatctgacatttactcatatccaataaacaaagctccatggttattgtatgtaaacttaagcatgtatataatatatacaagtggatcatgccttaagtgataacctaaaaaattATATAGTATAAGAactaaggagggatacctgatcctagtgacactacgaatacgacccgctttgtagaaatttgcaagtgttgtgaactactacagatggtagatcctgaccattcatgtggagacatgtgagtgggggtgtcttatacaaagagtttgtataagaccggaccacgagatgactagtctctatatataacaccgttgatactggagacttacatctcacctaaacgaccatagtgACCTTGATCCTGATTGTtttaggaacttctgcctttgagggcggtccttgaTTAGTATGGgggagagtagccagattgccaactcaacatgtctacctttttggggatttgtctgatttgggatctgggaactcagttacacaaaatggaattcactcattctccgaagcaggataagtagatagattactcccttaagggctgattccagagcttgaacatagtggcataatttttatttggaagagataactcagtcatagtagaactatgacttatgttcattagagggatcaatggtacttaaggagttagatgtatctATAGGGGCATAATAGTTATTGACCCAAccgtacttacgagcgatatgtgaagggttatcgcactattgattagttgatatggacacataatatatttgtggtaaggagagttcaactgtcgatctttagtagagtgtccgacagttaacggatgatggatcctatgactaaagagtttagtcagttattcacgtaccgttagagcttcaagttataggtccattagatccccttggtagctcgataaattcaagttgaggatcagttcttggtgtttatttgaaatgttcaaattgacaagaggtaattctattatatatgatatgatcgatatgatgtatgagatacatcaagtggaggattaatgtaaatgagatttacattaaagaccatgaaatagaaaaataactatggttaatatatgtttcatgagatgaaatattaaaactataagttataaatatagtaagttggttatcatatatatttataataatattaattattggataattatatatttttctctaattaccaattgagtgggaggttattgatggtttcatggtaaccgtaagataaaagaaaaaatgttttcctaaatttaggagtGGTTGCGAGAATTAAGCATTCTCGGAAAGATCTCACGCAAATGTTGTCGAgtggattagattcactaaacgatactaaagagagactatacgatcgtggagtgataTTACATGACAGTTCCCTCAGCTGGccgatagctaaacgatcgcaaatcttcttctaaatgattgggcattgctatacgatagaccttgtcatctcccacttgctcaatcgtttacacgattgttattcctccggtctcttcctttAATCAAGTCCactagagcccacacttctggattctcacactgagaataccaaggtagccattgtggtggtgtcgtactcaactcgacatagttcgAGGTATTTGGAGGTCATTCGTTGTGTtcatgatcttggagatcattgtgttcgtggtcgttgtgatcgtgctgtgttgcggtcgaaGTGTTCGAGTATTCATGATTGTTGTCTTGCTGTTTGAATGAGCGTTTGTGATCAAGAgagattgaagatgagtcttcaaaggtatgtgtaatttatcctttgatctatttTCTAAAGCATtatgtaattttgttttgtgtATAGCCTGTATGTTTTCGTTTCTtcattgtaattgtgtatgttcaaatacaattgaattttggaacgatcattcccctgctcatggaaatcctcatgtcacTTCCCTTACCACTCATATGATTCAAGAAACCACATGTCTTTTGTGAAGCATGATTCACATCTATTCTTCATTCAATTCAACACAGTTAGTTTCTTCTAGTGTTAGGCATCATACTGAAAATGACCAAGCTTATGACATTTGTAACATTCAATTGTTGCCTTCTTGAAAGGTTTCCGTCCTCAACGTTTGCCTCTATATCCTCTTCGTCCTCATCCTCGACCTCGaccttcattttcattttgatcatcAATCGTCACTTTAAGAGCTTGCTCCTCAACTTTGTTTATGCAAAACTTTTGCTCATGTACAAATCATTTGAAAGTGTAtcaatatttttagatttttcaatTGAGATTACCACATAGTTGAATTTATCAGTTAAAGTTCTAAGAATTTTTTCAACAACCACGATGTCATTTACTTGTTCTCCATTGGTCTTCATTTTGTTTGCAATACTCATAACACGAGcaaaatattttgtgatagtttCACTTGATTTCATTTCTAGGATCTCAAAATCACGTTTGAATGCTTGGAGAATTGAGTGTTTAACCTTTGCATTTCCTTCATATTTTTTCTTCATGGAATCCTATATTTATTTTGCTGTGTGTTACTCCAAAATTTGCTCCAGAGTGGTTGTATCTATAGCTTGGAATAGATAATTCTTAGCTTTGAGATCCTTCAACATCAAATCTTCGTATTCCTTTTATTGCACCTTGACAATATCTCTCCCTTTCCTGGTTCTTTGTAACCATTTTCAATTAAGTGTCGATACCCTTCGAATTTCAGTAGGTTTTCCATAAGCATGCTCCAATGGTCATAGTGACCATCGAAAATTGGAATAGCTGGTTGCATAAAATGCTTATCCTCACCCATCTTCACTATAAATCACTAAAAAAAAACTGTAATTTTTAATCTTTGACTGTAATGGGGGCTTTTATTGAAGAGTAAAATGAGGCTTATATAGCCAATACAAAAGAATCAACAAGCAAAAcagaaaaataaatctaaataacTAAGTTGCTAATCCAAAGGGATTTTATTGTAACAGGATGAAAACAATTTAATAACAAAATAACTTAACAATGCGTACAAAGAACAATGATACttaactacaaataaattaaacaataaaaaacaacttttaagttgttttaagattaaaaattgCATAAAAGGACCAAGTTTAATGCAAAATCGACAAAATGCCaacatgaatattacaaaattTCCCCTCAAAATCggtttattatttattactaCTCGAACCAAATGTCTGTCCTCAAAAAAATTTAGCAGATGGCTCATTTGCCGCCCGAATCACAGTCTAACAAAATCTTGTCCGCAATCATCATCGACTTCTTTAGCAAACAAAttcaagaagaaaaattatgaaCAGTTTCAATTCTACTTCGAATTCTGTCTTCTCCTTCTTGTCGCTTCGTGTTCGTCGCCATCCCTTGCTCTCGCTATCTCTTACTGTAGTTTATTGTAAATTTTCTGTATATATGACCATGAAGTTCTGGTGTTTTGACTGCGAGAGCCAagttttcttgtattttttaacttttgatCCAATTTGTCACtgttttgctcttgatctaggCGGCTGGAGTCTGGAGCAGAAATGAAGAGGTGCAGAAATGGCGAACTGTGGGATTTTGAGCACGAGATTCTTGGCGGAGATGATATTATACTTGGAATCGATGGCGGTACCACTTCTACCGTTTGCGTTTGTATTGCTCTCTCTGATCGTCGAGTTGTTTCTCCTTCAATGTCTTGTCCTATGCTCGCTCGTGTTGTTGGTGGCTGCTCAAATCATAATAGTGTTGGCGGTACTTTACTATCTTTGTCATTTCTCTCTGTTATAGGCTTATGGCTATGTTTTCCGCTTTTGCAGCGTCAATTTGGACCATGAGTTGACTTTACTTCTTTAAAATACTATCACTTATATGATTCTCGTCCCAAATAACACAAACAAGTAAACATTCAAGACGATTGAAGATTTCATTACAATCCCTGATCGGGTTTTGTTAGTTATCTGGGCATTTCCTTTCCGCCAATTTTTTTCCCTTATAGACGATTCATTGCAAGAGTTTGGAATTTTTCCCATCAAATTCCAGATTTTATTAccttctttaattgtttgtCTGCACCttcattgtattgtatttccATGTTCTTTTGTTGCATGTAGTTTATAGTGGGTACAAATAACGATTCCTTCATGGAAGTATCAAATTTAGGTGTTTGGTGTCCGTGTTGGGTTCTGTTGTAAGCATGCCTGATTCCTTTATCATGAATTTGAATGGTAACAATATGATAACCCGCACTCATCTCTAGAAACTGCTGCGAGGGAAACACTGGAGCAAGTTATGGCGGAGGCACTTTCAAAGTCTGGTTCAATTCGATCTTCAGTTCGAGCTGTCTGCCTAGCTATTTCTGGGGTCAACCATCCAACGGATGAACAAAGAATTTTGGATTGGCTCAGGTATTCTTACTTCTAGTAAATCCgtaatttaaaattcattttgctTTCCGTTTGTCGTTGGTTTGCCTGTCTATTTATACCTCAACAGTAGAAGAGTGAGTGAGTATTGCTCTCAGTAGCCCCTCCGATGGGAGTAGATAATATGTTGGAATAGACTAAAAATGCACATGAGCTCTACAAGACTTGATATCACGAACTGCAATTGATGTCTTGCTTACTATGAAGCTAATTGACCTCCTGCCATAATGCTTCCTTGACGATGGTATCATGACTTGGACGCATGCACACCTGGAAAACGGCATAAGATGCTTGCTTAGAATTTACCTGGGTTGCTGAAGATTTTCTTTTACTAATTGGTGAAACCTTGGTTCAGAATAAATACAGTTTTCTCGTGATTTGTTTTGAGAGTTTTGAGGCACACAAGACTAGGGCTTGCAAATTCCTCTGTTTACTAAGATCGACAATTTGTTTGTACTAATTTATGATGAACAGGGATATCTTTCCCTGCCACGTAAACCTATATGTTCAAAATGATGCTGTGGCGGCTCTTGCAAGTGGCACTATGGGAAAGCTTCATGGATGTGTTTTAATTGCTGGAACTGGAACAATTGCTTATGGATTCACAGAAGATGGCCGAGATGCTCGAGCTGCTGGTGCTGGACCAATCTTAGGTGATTGGGGAAGGtggattttccattttattctcCAATACTGTCTCTCACATACACACAAATTGTTAAGAGTCTGGGTTTAGGTCGATGTAAACAAAACTTAGGCATAATGATTGAGTGTGATATAGGAGACCCTTCTGCATCTTCTAGATTTTCTGTTGAGCCTTTGGTACTAAGAGTCTGAGGAGTTTAAACATGCCCACATTGCCCTTATCCCTTACTCTAGCATCTGACTAAAGGTCGATACTGGGAACAATTTGTTTCTGGtgcttaattttattattaatttaattcaatgttttctttttttataaagaagAGTAGAGGTGGGATGAACAAActcaatatattttaatttttaattgtgaAACTTTTGCACCTACGTTTGATTGTTATTTCTAAACTAATGTTTATGTTCTTCCAGTGGATATGGGATAGCTGCACAGGCATTAACTGCAATAATTAGGGCTAATGATGGACGTGGTCCTCAGACAAAACTCACTTATAGCATTTTGAAGACACTTGATCTTTCTTCTCCAGATGAACTAATAGGGTATGCATTTAAAATACTAAGATTGCAGTTGTAGTATAAGTCTCCTGTTTATCTGGTCATTGTTTTACATGGTGAAAAACTGAATGGACCTTGTTACGATTCCACTTCTTGTGCAAATAAGCATGTTTTGTTTCCATATATACCCACTTGGAGGTGGGGa
This region includes:
- the LOC120087254 gene encoding N-acetyl-D-glucosamine kinase-like isoform X1, giving the protein MKRCRNGELWDFEHEILGGDDIILGIDGGTTSTVCVCIALSDRRVVSPSMSCPMLARVVGGCSNHNSVGETAARETLEQVMAEALSKSGSIRSSVRAVCLAISGVNHPTDEQRILDWLRDIFPCHVNLYVQNDAVAALASGTMGKLHGCVLIAGTGTIAYGFTEDGRDARAAGAGPILGDWGSGYGIAAQALTAIIRANDGRGPQTKLTYSILKTLDLSSPDELIGWTYADPSWARIASLVPVVVACAEAGDEVANNILLDSVEELALSVKAVIQRLGLAGEDGHEAFPLVMVGGVLEAKRRWDIAKEVINSISKEYPGVLPVWPKVEPALGAALLAWNFLSKDYQQEGI
- the LOC120087254 gene encoding N-acetyl-D-glucosamine kinase-like isoform X2, which translates into the protein MKRCRNGELWDFEHEILGGDDIILGIDGGTTSTVCVCIALSDRRVVSPSMSCPMLARVVGGCSNHNSVGETAARETLEQVMAEALSKSGSIRSSVRAVCLAISGVNHPTDEQRILDWLRDIFPCHVNLYVQNDAVAALASGTMGKLHGCVLIAGTGTIAYGFTEDGRDARAAGAGPILGDWGSGYGIAAQALTAIIRANDGRGPQTKLTYSILKTLDLSSPDELIGWTYADPSWARIASLVPVVVACAEAGDEVANNILLDSVEELALSVKAVIQRLGLAGEGNHPLYFSTSTPGFFL